A genomic region of Magnolia sinica isolate HGM2019 chromosome 6, MsV1, whole genome shotgun sequence contains the following coding sequences:
- the LOC131249322 gene encoding disease resistance protein At4g27190-like, producing the protein MDYLGPVVQVILFLWAPVSRQIGYLKHLNDNITKLTNETKELKCNRDDIQANVEAATTVGKTRIRQVDNWLLEVSDIETEVDSIRLEFEQMRTCLNGCCTDHLSRYKLGKRVAKMNKDVQNLKGKGGFDRVAVSPLRPKVLEMQTSLPRGQQNTSEKTLEDIWQCLHDEENSMMCVCGMGGIGKTTLMKAVNNRLIGTHEFDVVIWVTVSKDLNLGSIQEKIGNILGMEFRSNEEKRDRLFARLKNVRYLLILDDLWEAFNLDQVGIPKPDKQNRCKVVITTRSIAVCNAMGADMQIKVKTLTREEAWNLFYERCGDVVLSPDIRPVAEKVVEECGGLPLAIKTVGRAMHRKDKKELWENALRALKGSSPEVPGMEREVFLPLKLSYDYLGEDSIKLCFLYCSLFPVNYDIEIDELVTCWVMEEGFIENVNNLEEASNKAHGILERIKDACLLEEGSRGNEYVRMHDLVHDLAVWITSLSSSSSASNSRVLALSAEGLLQPPEEKMWGGFGRISLMHNKIKHLQITPNCPNLISLFLNDNYQLHTIHSSFFELMPKLQILDLSNTCIESLPMSLSLLVNLHALILRYCRDLVEVPPLGQLKELQLLDLSFSGIKKFPQGIASLGKLKRLDLSYFNAFAAVPPNVISRLSNLEDLRMLVLGHMSEAILGEVVSLRRLTSLSISVSGLNGFIAHDMLHWSWSDLRRFKIQVGGNFIFKGCDKQMNICGCDSFPHGIEELIKHAKFLRFEKCKVLTRLSQLVGDSKSLRWLQIKDFNGLKCIIDWREVGDDGLQCLEELDLHTLPKLEKLFDGSVPRPHTSLRQLRKIKVEECPKLRCLFSSNMVEHLNQLEELSVIGCDRMEEIIEGVLPDNALLKLHVLQLRRLPKLSSICSQQPSLASLEKIRINMCPKLKKLPLLWSGIQEIQGKIEGEREWWEGLQWEDDNTKSIYAGIYSERRRPI; encoded by the coding sequence ATGGACTATTTGGGTCCAGTTGTGCAGGTGATTCTCTTCTTATGGGCTCCTGTTTCTCGGCAAATTGGTTATCTCAAACACCTCAATGACAACATCACCAAATTGACGAACGAAACTAAGGAGCTAAAATGCAATCGCGATGACATTCAAGCAAACGTCGAGGCTGCTACAACAGTCGGAAAGACACGGATACGGCAAGTGGATAATTGGCTACTGGAAGTAAGCGATATCGAAACTGAAGTCGATTCAATTAGATTGGAGTTCGAACAAATGAGAACATGCTTGAATGGTTGTTGCACCGACCACTTGTCTCGTTATAAATTGGGAAAAAGGGTCGCTAAAATGAACAAAGATGTCCAAAACCTCAAAGGAAAAGGAGGCTTCGATAGGGTGGCTGTGAGTCCTCTCCGGCCAAAGGTGTTGGAGATGCAAACTTCGCTACCTCGTGGACAGCAAAACACGTCTGAGAAAACCTTGGAGGATATATGGCAATGCTTGCACGATGAGGAGAACAGCATGATGTGTGTCTGTGGCATGGGTGGAATAGGGAAAACCACTCTCATGAAAGCAGTTAACAATAGGCTCATCGGAACCCATGAGTTTGATGTCGTGATTTGGGTGACTGTGTCCAAAGACCTTAATTTGGGATCAATCCAAGAGAAGATTGGAAACATATTGGGTATGGAATTCCGCAGCAATGAAGAAAAGAGGGACAGGTTGTTTGCTCGGTTGAAGAATGTGAGGTATCTGCTCATCTTAGATGATCTATGGGAAGCATTTAACTTGGATCAAGTTGGAATTCCAAAGCCCGACAAGCAAAACAGATGTAAAGTCGTGATAACCACTCGATCCATTGCAGTGTGTAATGCGATGGGGGCTGATATGCAAATTAAAGTGAAGACTCTTACGCGTGAGGAGGCGTGGAATTTGTTCTATGAAAGATGTGGGGATGTGGTTCTATCACCTGATATTCGACCAGTAGCAGAGAAGGTTGTGGAAGAGTGTGGTGGACTACCACTTGCCATTAAGACGGTGGGACGGGCCATGCATCGCAAAGATAAGAAAGAGCTATGGGAGAACGCATTGAGGGCATTGAAAGGATCATCGCCTGAGGTTCCAGGTATGGAGCGCGAAGTGTTTCTTCCTTTGAAACTTAGTTATGATTACTTAGGAGAAGATAGTATCAAACTCTGTTTTCTTTATTGTTCTCTATTTCCAGTAAATTATGATATAGAAATAGATGAGCTAGTAACATGCTGGGTCATGGAAGAAGGATTCATAGAAAATGTGAATAACTTGGAAGAAGCATCAAACAAGGCGCATGGCATCCTTGAAAGAATCAAGGATGCATGCCTCTTAGAAGAAGGGTCTCGAGGTAATGAATATGTTAGGATGCATGATTTGGTACACGACTTGGCGGTATGGATCACTTCActatcatcgtcatcatctgcTTCAAACTCAAGAGTCCTTGCGCTATCCGCGGAAGGACTACTGCAGCCACCAGAAGAGAAAATGTGGGGAGGGTTTGGAAGGATTTCGTTGATGCACAACAAAATAAAACATCTCCAAATTACACCCAATTGCCCTAACTTGATCTCCTTGTTCCTCAATGACAACTATCAATTGCATACCATTCATAGTAGTTTCTTCGAGCTCATGCCGAAACTTCAGATCCTCGATCTAAGTAATACTTGCATCGAATCTCTCCCAATGTCATTATCCCTATTGGTGAATCTACACGCGCTTATTTTAAGATATTGCAGAGATCTAGTGGAGGTGCCGCCATTAGGACAGCTAAAGGAACTCCAATTGCTAGATCTATCCTTCTCTGGCATCAAAAAATTCCCTCAAGGCATTGCAAGCTTGGGTAAACTTAAGCGGTTGGATCTGTCGTATTTCAATGCATTCGCCGCAGTTCCCCCCAATGTGATATCAAGGCTATCTAATCTTGAGGATTTAAGAATGTTGGTGTTAGGACATATGAGTGAAGCTATTCTGGGAGAGGTCGTAAGCTTGAGACGCCTGACTTCTTTAAGTATCAGCGTATCCGGTCTTAATGGCTTCATCGCACATGATATGCTCCATTGGTCATGGTCGGACTTGAGAAGATTCAAGATTCAGGTCGGCGGGAATTTCATCTTCAAGGGCTGTGATAAGCAGATGAACATTTGTGGTTGTGACAGTTTCCCCCATGGGATTGAGGAATTGATAAAACATGCCAAGTTCTTACGCTTCGAGAAATGCAAAGTTCTAACACGTCTTTCTCAGTTAGTAGGCGATTCGAAGAGCTTAAGATGGCTTCAAATCAAGGACTTCAATGGACTGAAATGCATTATAGATTGGAGGGAGGTGGGAGATGATGGGTTGCAGTGTTTAGAGGAGTTGGATCTCCACACTTTACCTAAGTTGGAGAAGTTATTCGATGGCAGCGTTCCTCGCCCACATACAAGTCTTCGACAACTAAGAAAAATAAAGGTTGAAGAATGTCCCAAGCTAAGGTGTCTCTTCTCCTCTAATATGGTAGAACATCTGAACCAGTTAGAGGAGCTTTCGGTAATTGGTTGTGATAGAATGGAGGAGATTATAGAAGGCGTGCTGCCAGATAATGCACTCCTAAAATTACACGTCCTACAGCTACGCAGATTACCAAAGTTATCAAGCATTTGCAGCCAGCAACCCTCCCTCGCATCTCTAGAAAAGATCCGTATCAATATGTGTCCTAAGTTAAAGAAGCTCCCTCTCTTGTGGTCTGGAATTCAAGAAATACAAGGAAAAATAGAAGGCGAAAGAGAATGGTGGGAAGGATTACAGTGGGAAGACGACAACACTAAATCCATCTACGCTGGCATTTACAGCGAAAGAAGGCGGCCCATTTGA
- the LOC131249323 gene encoding U-box domain-containing protein 34-like, with protein MSGGGMGDRDDATVAVAVGHSNGTRSRRAVRWAVENLMPHARRFLLVHVAPFTTSIPTPAGNHIPIKQIRGDVVDMYMQDMKLKFEEKFLPFKRLCRTREMETLVLNDDNPAAALVRHLSESGITSIVLGSSSLNWILRKLKGPDIPSTVLKLAPNNCNIYVVSRYKLKMKLADLPVSRHKITKKLVNLHIVSGLSATSSMRSSNQPHNTFTQREVDKQICSSTMESKGNDSVDASKPDVGIRFSRSFNTMDSRTSADGISRVPSLLSSSGEEYQKGNHHNFENMTLEEIEAIEEHDAVATFQDTALVLQCTEQADAETEMERLRLELRNTLSMYNKACEDLVYARNKVQLLFTECSDDARKVKVALEKEEISNKIIAEEKAKHLEVSKEIEVARQLLAKEAHERQRAEMSALKESSERKRIVDTLLSADRRYRRYTKAEIEAATDCFSEARKIGEGGYGKVYRCNIDHTPVAVKVLLQDAYDKKEEFLKEVEILSQLQHPHVVLLLGACPENGSLIYEYMGNGSLEDRIFRHDDTPPLPWFIRFRIIFEVACGLAFLHGSVPEPIVHRDLKPGNILLDYNYVSKIGDVGMAKLISDVVPDNVTEYRETVIAGTFYYMDPEYQRTGTVRPKSDLYAFGVIVLQLLTGKHPRGLITSIENAIKVGYFADVLDKSITDWPLADSEKLARIALKCCRLRCRDRPELESEIMPQLEELMNMTDAHFRLWRCNINAPSHYFCPILQEVMVDPYIAGDGFTYEYRAIKAWLERHNISPITKLRLLHNRLTPNHSLRSAILEWKSQATFSSS; from the exons ATGTCAGGTGGAGGAATGGGCGATAGAGATGATGCCACCGTGGCCGTGGCGGTGGGCCACAGCAACGGCACCAGGAGCCGCAGAGCCGTTCGTTGGGCTGTCGAGAATCTGATGCCCCACGCCCGTCGCTTCCTGCTCGTCCACGTCGCCCCTTTCACCACTTCCATCCCTACGcctg CGGGCAACCATATCCCCATCAAGCAAATACGCGGTGATGTAGTGGACATGTATATGCAAGACATGAAGttaaaatttgaagaaaaatttCTCCCATTCAAGAGACTATGCAGAACAAGAGAG ATGGAGACATTGGTGTTAAATGATGACAATCCTGCAGCTGCACTTGTGAGACATTTATCTGAATCAGGCATCACAAGTATAGTCTTGGGCTCTTCTTCTTTGAACTGGATTTTGAG gaagCTGAAGGGCCCTGACATACCATCTACTGTCCTGAAATTGGCCCCTAACAATTGCAACATCTATGTAGTTTCACGATACAAGTTAAAAATGAAATTGGCTGATCTCCCAGTTTCACGACACAAGATAACCAAGAAATTGGTCAATCTCCATATTGTTAGCG GGTTGAGTGCTACTTCCAGCATGCGCAGCTCAAATCAGCCTCATAATACATTTACACAGAGAGAAGTTGATAAACAGATATGTAGCAGTACCATGGAGTCGAAAGGTAATGATTCCGTAGATGCATCAAAACCAGATGTTGGCATCAGATTTTCTCGATCATTTAATACCATGGATTCTCGTACTTCTGCCGATGGAATATCTCGAGTACCCTCTCTATTATCTTCTAGTGGAGAAGAGTACCAAAAGGGCAACCATCATAACTTCGAAAATATGACCttagaagaaattgaagcaattGAGGAACATGATGCTGTGGCTACTTTCCAGGACACTGCTTTGGTCCTACAATGCACAGAGCAG GCTGATGCTGAGACTGAAATGGAAAGATTGAGGCTAGAACTACGAAATACTCTTTCTATGTACAATAAAGCTTGTGAAGACCTTGTCTATGCCAGGAATAAG GTCCAGTTACTTTTTACTGAATGCTCTGATGATGCGAGGAAAGTGAAAGTTGCCCTTGAAAAGGAAGAAATATCCAATAAAATCATAGCAGAAGAGAAAGCCAAGCATTTGGAAGTCAGTAAGGAAATTGAGGTAGCAAGACAATTGCTTGCGAAAGAGGCTCACGAAAGACAGAGAGCGGAAATGTCTGCCCTTAAGGAGTCATCTGAAAGAAAGAGAATAGTGGATACTTTATTATCAGCTGATAGAAGGTACAGAAGGTACACCAAGGCTGAGATAGAGGCTGCAACTGATTGCTTCTCTGAGGCCAGAAAGATAGGCGAGGGAGGGTATGGGAAAGTGTACAGATGCAACATTGATCACACCCCAGTAGCGGTTAAGGTTCTTCTGCAAGATGCGTATGACAAGAAAGAGGAATTTCTGAAAGAG GTCGAAATTCTCAGCCAACTACAGCATCCCCACGTGGTCTTACTTCTTGGAGCATGTCCTGAAAATGGATCCCTCATCTATGAATATATGGGAAATGGAAGCCTCGAGGACCGGATTTTCCGCCATGATGACACACCACCTCTTCCGTGGTTTATCCGGTTCAGAATCATTTTTGAAGTGGCTTGCGGGCTTGCCTTCTTACATGGTTCCGTGCCAGAACCAATTGTCCATCGGGATCTAAAACCAGGGAATATCTTATTAGACTATAATTACGTGAGCAAGATTGGAGACGTTGGAATGGCTAAGCTTATATCAGATGTTGTTCCCGACAACGTTACAGAATACAGAGAAACCGTCATCGCAGGAACCTTCTACTACATGGACCCTGAATATCAGCGAACTGGTACGGTCCGGCCAAAATCAGATTTGTATGCTTTCGGAGTCATTGTCCTCCAGTTGTTGACTGGGAAGCATCCGCGGGGTCTGATAACGAGCATCGAAAATGCTATTAAAGTTGGTTACTTTGCAGATGTACTCGACAAATCAATAACGGATTGGCCACTTGCCGATTCAGAGAAGTTAGCTAGAATTGCACTGAAATGCTGCAGGCTGAGATGCAGGGATAGGCCAGAGCTTGAATCTGAAATTATGCCACAACTCGAAGAACTCATGAATATGACGGATGCTCATTTTAGACTATGGCGATGCAATATCAATGCCCCAAGCCACTATTTTTGTCCCATTCTTCAG GAAGTGATGGTGGATCCCTACATTGCAGgcgatggattcacgtatgaatACAGAGCGATTAAAGCATGGCTCGAGCGGCATAACATCTCTCCCATAACCAAGCTTAGGCTCCTGCATAACCGCCTTACCCCCAACCATTCACTGCGTTCTGCCATCCTGGAGTGGAAGTCACAGGCAACATTCTCAAGTTCTTGA
- the LOC131249324 gene encoding leucine-rich repeat extensin-like protein 1: protein MGHHGHGLSYSRGGGPLIWCLRWAIMALATTCSIADDSGGSVPSTGLLCISECATCPVICSSPPPPHPPSSPPPKPVYYSPPSVYFSNKSPPPPQPSPDYSLGSPPPPYNYLNVPSAPSPPSGQSRGGYSYPYYYFYSSSSPPRLLTFFTSFWVVLLFSPVVFLMWW from the coding sequence ATGGGGCACCATGGCCATGGTCTATCATATTCAAGAGGAGgaggaccgttgatctggtgcCTGAGGTGGGCCATCATGGCATTGGCCACCACATGTTCCATCGCCGACGATTCCGGTGGCAGTGTACCTTCTACTGGCCTACTATGTATCAGTGAATGCGCTACATGTCCTGTTATTTGTTCATCGCCGCCACCGCCACATCCGCCGTCATCGCCGCCACCGAAACCTGTTTACTACTCTCCGCCGTCGGTCTACTTTTCGAATAAATCACCGCCACCGCCGCAGCCATCACCTGACTACTCGTTGGGATCGCCTCCACCACCATACAACTACCTGAACGTCCCATCTGCGCCATCGCCGCCGTCTGGACAGTCGAGGGGTGGCTACTCCTATCCTTATTACTACTTCTACTCATCTAGCTCACCACCAAGACTGCTCACCTTCTTCACAAGCTTTTGGGTAGTTTTACTCTTCTCTCCTGTTGTGTTTCTTATGTGGTGGTGA